Genomic segment of Bacteroidota bacterium:
CAAGAACTCGTGGATCTTGGCTATTAGAAGAAAAAAAGAATCCGGTCAAAAAAGTTGATATGATAAAAAAGATTTTCATCTGAACAAATCGTTTTTAAAGTGTAATTATAAATTCCGAGCCCTCGCCTTCTTTTGTTTCTACTTTTAATTCACCACCATGTGCTTTCACGATATCATAACTTAAAGATAGTCCTAAACCCGTTCCTTGTCCTGTTGGTTTGGTAGTAAAGAAGGGTTGAAAGATTTTATCTAGTACTTTTTGAGGAATTCCGTTGCCATTGTCTTTTACACTTATTTCTATCCGATAGCTGTCGGATTTTCCGTTTGTCTTTTTTGTGCTTACAGATACAGTTGGTTCATATTCGGTTTGTTGCTGCTTCTTTTTTTCATCAACAACATAAAAAGCATTGTTGATCAAATTGAGAATAACTCTGCCAATATCCTGCGGAATTATATTGATGTTTCCAATACTTTCATCGTAATCAGTTTTCAATGCTGCATTGAACGATTTGTCTTTTGCTCGAAGGCCATGATAAGCTAATCTTAAATATTCATCAGTTAAAGCATTAATATCTGTTGGCTCTTTTGTTCCGCTGCTGCTCCGACTGTGTTGGAGCATGCCTTTTACTATGGCATCAGCTCTTTTACCGTGATGATTTATTTTTTGTTCGTTGTCTTTTATATCATTTGAAATTGCGATCGCATTTTCGATCTTTCCCGCTTTTAATTCCTGTTGTAATTCATCTACCAATTCTGCATTTACATCAGAGAAATTATTGACGAAGTTTAGTGGATTTTGTATTTCATGAGCAATGCCTGCAGTGAGTTCTCCCAATGAGGCCATTTTTTCTGATTGAACAAGCTGGGATTGGGTTGATTTTAAATTGGTCAGCGTTGTTTCCAAAACTTTATTTGTTTTTTGCTTCTGCTTATTATTACGATAAAGTATGGCGGCAATAATTAAAAATATTCCCAATCCAGCTAACAATGCATACTGTTTCTGTTTGTTTTGGATCGCTATGCTTTTAGCTTCAGATTCACGTTGTTTCTCCTGTTTGTCCAATACTATTCGTTGCAAATCCTGGAATCT
This window contains:
- a CDS encoding two-component sensor histidine kinase; this translates as MPDSSIKYAYNTIQTGKVISFRKGVYDASVLLSGLFKNKNQYDSAYKYLSAATAEKDSLTGAKRFQDLQRIVLDKQEKQRESEAKSIAIQNKQKQYALLAGLGIFLIIAAILYRNNKQKQKTNKVLETTLTNLKSTQSQLVQSEKMASLGELTAGIAHEIQNPLNFVNNFSDVNAELVDELQQELKAGKIENAIAISNDIKDNEQKINHHGKRADAIVKGMLQHSRSSSGTKEPTDINALTDEYLRLAYHGLRAKDKSFNAALKTDYDESIGNINIIPQDIGRVILNLINNAFYVVDEKKKQQQTEYEPTVSVSTKKTNGKSDSYRIEISVKDNGNGIPQKVLDKIFQPFFTTKPTGQGTGLGLSLSYDIVKAHGGELKVETKEGEGSEFIITL